Proteins from a genomic interval of Candidatus Poribacteria bacterium:
- a CDS encoding haloacid dehalogenase type II: MQNARSHVKALTFDVFGTVVDWYSSIVAEGEKFGDTRGIDIDWAQFALKWRAGYGPAMDRVRRGELPWQNIDALHRRILDSLLEAFNIVGLSETDKDHLNRVWHRLKPWPDAVSGLERLRTRYIVATLSNGNVALLTNMAKFAGLPWDCILSAELTGHYKPDPEVYQTATALLGLSPNEVMMVAAHPGDLRASQAVGFHTALVPRPLEYGPGRVQGVNAHPSDLVANDFNELADLLGIA; encoded by the coding sequence ATGCAAAACGCACGTTCCCACGTCAAAGCACTCACCTTTGATGTTTTCGGCACGGTTGTAGATTGGTACAGTTCAATTGTCGCTGAAGGCGAAAAATTCGGGGACACCCGCGGTATTGACATTGATTGGGCACAATTCGCCTTGAAATGGCGCGCGGGCTACGGTCCCGCGATGGATAGGGTTCGGCGCGGTGAATTGCCATGGCAGAATATTGACGCACTGCATCGACGCATCTTGGATAGTCTTCTTGAGGCGTTTAACATCGTAGGCTTGAGCGAAACTGATAAAGACCATCTAAATCGGGTCTGGCATCGGCTCAAACCGTGGCCCGATGCAGTCAGTGGTTTGGAACGGCTTCGCACGCGATATATCGTCGCGACACTCTCTAACGGCAACGTCGCCTTGCTAACCAATATGGCAAAATTTGCGGGACTACCGTGGGATTGTATTCTGTCTGCCGAGTTAACAGGACATTACAAGCCTGACCCCGAAGTTTATCAGACTGCCACGGCCCTGCTCGGTTTGTCTCCCAATGAGGTCATGATGGTTGCCGCACACCCTGGCGATCTCCGAGCCTCACAAGCCGTCGGTTTCCATACAGCGTTGGTGCCGCGCCCTCTGGAATACGGACCCGGCAGAGTTCAAGGCGTAAATGCGCATCCCTCGGACCTCGTCGCCAATGATTTTAATGAGTTGGCGGACCTATTAGGAATAGCATAA